TAACAGCAAGCGCGCTTAGCCCGCCCATGGTCCACCAGCGGCACCGGCGCCACCGTAGCCCCCTCCCCTGCCTCCCGTGTAGCGTCCCGGGGTCACCTTCGCACCGCCTGCCGCCCCAGCTCCTGCGGCGACGGGCTTGGCATTGAACACAGCGTCAGCACTGGAGCCAGGGGCGGTGCCCGGCTCGTTAGTGTCCACCGTGGCACGGAAGCCGTTCGCGTCGGCCACGTAGGTCACGGTGCGATAAAGGCCGTTTGCGTCCCGGTAGCCGTAGGAGCCTGTCTTAGCGTTGCTGGCATCACCCTGTTCCTTGTGGAAGAGCTGGGTTCCAAACTCGTCTGTAGTGTCGTAGCCGAAGCTGTACGGTTGGGGAGGCTGGTGaaaccagaaaataaaaaaacatggAGCCAAGAAATCCGGTACAAGAAACGTGGTTGCGTTATATAGCCTAGACAGCAAGTAACGCGAAATACGATTACCAGGCCGCTAGCGAATGCTTGAACAGTGCTACGTATGCCCCACGTTCTAATGGTGCGTTCTGTAATTTTCGCTGTGCTATATGATCAATAGCGTGATACTTTTAAAAATGAGGCTTTGGTGTACAGTAGGAAGTTCGGAAGCTACTTCGGAGAACAATCTCGTAGGAGACATGATGGGAAAGTGCTTGGGAGAACATTCCTGTGGGAGAATTTTGAAGGAAGCACACGGCAGTCAACCGCTTCAGGGGCGTCTGAAAGAACTTGTGGCCGCAAGGGGATGGGGCCAGCACTTAACATGTGTGTCTTTCATGGGCCCGATAatacttcggcttcttttttctttgcatagatTTTTTGCAGATACTTCTGTATAGTCTAGTTATTCAAGAATCCAATCGCTGGCTTTGTATCTCAGTAGATGATAACCCTTATTAGTTGCTCGTTCTGTTTACAGTATGCAAAGATGAATGTTGCCAGCACTTTTCTCACACAGTACAACGCGTGGCTTAGCAGAAAGTCACCTCGGCGCatgtaaatttaaaaataaatCTCTTTTCAGTGTCGCCGGCAATTACAGGATTAGCAATCTTGGGAAAAGGTTATGAGATTTTGTGTGATTGCCTTTTGATGCGCCAGGAAACGTTACCATATTTGTAAAAAACTGCAGCGTTCCCTATAAACAGCTTGCAAATTCTCCATTGTTCTCAAGTAATAAAGAGGTACGCACGCCCGACTGTCCAGCAGCGCCACCGCCGCCATAGCGGTTTTCAGAACGGACGAAGGAGACGACGCTGACCAGAAGGAGGGCCTTGTGCACGAGAAAAAGCCGTGAAAATCACAAAAAAAGCACAATTACCagtcacaaaacaaaacaaaaaagaactacCAAACGGCTCAAAAGTTTGCTTTGAATtcgaaaaatatttgtttttggcTTGGTATGTCGAAGGCACGGTAGAAACAGCAACTCTTTCAGCATCACAGAAAGCTGAAAAAAGTGGAGCCTGCCTCGACTGGCTGGAACAATGCAACAGATGTAACGCATCCTTCCTTTGTAGAGTATGTGCGTAAAAGGAATATTGTACTTCGCTAGCCATCTGCACTGATGAGTGGTGGGAACACACCATGACCTACTCGTCATTAGGGTACTAGGTCAAGCTGTACCACTTTTTTAAGATTCTGCATTATTGAAGCACTTGTCCTTTGCGCAGCTGATGTCGACTGTAAATTTAAGTAGCCTCACATCTTTTGCAAGACAAACTTCTAATT
The Amblyomma americanum isolate KBUSLIRL-KWMA chromosome 3, ASM5285725v1, whole genome shotgun sequence genome window above contains:
- the LOC144123000 gene encoding cuticle protein 10.9-like; amino-acid sequence: MDITIKALLLVSVVSFVRSENRYGGGGAAGQSGPPQPYSFGYDTTDEFGTQLFHKEQGDASNAKTGSYGYRDANGLYRTVTYVADANGFRATVDTNEPGTAPGSSADAVFNAKPVAAGAGAAGGAKVTPGRYTGGRGGGYGGAGAAGGPWAG